A single genomic interval of Electrophorus electricus isolate fEleEle1 chromosome 2, fEleEle1.pri, whole genome shotgun sequence harbors:
- the LOC113575609 gene encoding SLC35A4 upstream open reading frame protein-like — MANDKDPLNQLKNLAQLKDQLEDLQRRVESEVQAGVPQGGSLLASPFLKGFLAGYVVARLRASAVLGVAMGTLTGMYVAQNYQVPNIEKTIKDYMDTLKKGPSN; from the exons ATGGCAAATGACAAG GACCCCTTAAATCAGCTAAAGAACCTCGCACAGCTCAAAGACCAACTGGAAGATCTCCAGAGACGAGTGGAGAGCGAAGTGCAGGCAGGGGTACCGCAG GGTGGTTCACTGCTGGCCTCCCCTTTCCTGAAGGGATTCCTGGCTGGCTATGTGGTTGCCAGGCTACGTGCCTCTGCAGTTTTGGGGGTTGCCATGGGAACCCTCACAGGCATGTATGTTGCTCAGAACTATCAGGTGCCTAATATTGAAAAGACCATAAAGGACTATATGGACACTCTGAAGAAAGGTCCCAGTAATTAA
- the hmgxb3 gene encoding LOW QUALITY PROTEIN: HMG domain-containing protein 3 (The sequence of the model RefSeq protein was modified relative to this genomic sequence to represent the inferred CDS: inserted 1 base in 1 codon; deleted 7 bases in 7 codons; substituted 4 bases at 4 genomic stop codons), producing MEEVESCYTLVDLPLPKKKKRGKGSGEHADKPKKPRSAYLLYYFDVHQGLQQEHPDMPQSEINKRISDSWKRLNVADIKDSYLERARMEKDGVDLSVQSAVSSRDVPGFRKILPRTNYVLLTEDAFGXREARTSVEVCVEDGQEVPKASVQEGLVSPLTLGSEVELVEQCVGVGAMGEDTALPLGRICCVSRTFAPVFHLSQKTSGFCGQNRRHGATLLVKEEEARALGEAYGGVGMAVEEGFEGGAVLPQVKQMPLHLVAIIPDQELLENKVLPAAGSLVMLPXVNRVKAEPKPSFKLVINKYTRRGRGSCSTRGVRSQYVTRHKPPQCPDCGQHLGGKWVPPCDXQICELXVAKGAAPGAASSPRKPQKGQDDEVCSALPHSEMATRDTVLTFVADAGQGEATENTTEKADVHAGAQDASPAGRGGAGPARALKRARRKREKTDAVIACQPADGALISNSDASRCTESTAIIGLSGARVRLIGKDGSASSGQKRRIRAILPAPASPTLFQWIAVPPDKVKRDAKVNRTVKPGAERTLGLKPSTLKQLGHSVPASTLEQKPTAINSSQYIVTDSGVKILSVVPFKQSASSSLALGLSTARGRGRCKNPSCGYVYKNRHKPAFCPSCGCELSSKVAKNTSATASSPETVDGSALRLDVSSGLTPAQREVQRQSTVALLRRALHFPESEAELQHSPGPRPPAXTAHRRTEGGGEEEEESVRDGWPSFYEPPATHCSLCHYPLYRGGGGCSIAGQQQCWLVTESLLQPVSLQLKMCMNGQCLAMHSFIDLHPGLFNVGNQLLASLDLFFKIRSEIRLGQEPSLAAFTILNNTHTPAGCTLSSDERARVQELLCSGYWAFECLTVRDYNDMICGVCGIAPKLEIAQRSSSTVLQLKNVEFTWPDFQASEEVQVDEFWLAMEAEALEQAAFPSSVSITRVDASIIAPFFPPLMRGAVVVNAEKDKIATEAPHTGDASVLMRLIHDGQLRPEQMDQHSEEELRHILEQCGMTSAPYSSKDELMVSVCLLYTQIQNGLSTGPQPPSHLTAGKLSKVCPHQVVCGSKYLVRGESARDHVDLLVSSRFWPPVYVAHCGQQVALCAEALYPELTAQMWGRNQGCFSDPETAAEYVSCPELQDQQYSVDLSAVDSNPRLHPVTRSPSRWIACPASPGEPCPSSSRPHPHRALALCRELQPYATLASTLSSSSPEEGEGPLWPPEPRRGPLVFDNAAHYYLYNRLVDFLRSRDVVTQQMAEVLGVCQQGEVVMIRDALYRLGVAQLNTEEEQEEAHAGQEEGGDMDAAEDAVLE from the exons atggaggaggtggagagctGTTACACGCTAGTTGACCTCCCACTAcccaagaagaagaagaggggcAAAGGCAGTGGAGAACATGCGGACAAACCGAAGAAGCCCAG GTCTGCCTACCTGCTGTACTACTTCGACGTGCATCAGGGCCTGCAGCAGGAACATCCAGACATGCCG CAGTCTGAGATCAACAAGCGCATCAGTGATAGCTGGAAGAGGCTCAACGTGGCCGATATAAAGGATTCCTACCTGGAGAGGGCCAGGATGGAGAAGGACGGCGTGGATCTC AGCGTTCAGTCGGCAGTTTCTTCCCGAGATGTCCCGGGCTTCCGCAAAATCCTCCCGAGGACCAATTACGTTCTCCTTACCGAAGACGCCTTTGGATAGCGAGAGGCCCGCACCTCTGTGGAAGTGTGCGTGGAGGACGGACAGGAAGTCCCCAAGGCCTCTGTCCAGGAAGGCTTGGTGTCCCCCTTG ACCCTGGGTAGTgaggtggagctggtggagcagtgtgtgggtgtgggggctATGGGGGAAGACACAGCTCTGCCTCTGGGCAGAATCTGCTGCGTATCAAGGACTTTTGCCCCAGTGTTCCACCTCAGCCAGAAGACTTCCGGATTTTGTGGCCAGAATCGTCGCCATGGCGCCACTCTGCTGGTGAAGGAGGAAGAGGCCAGGGCGTTGGGCGAGGCTTATGGTGGCGTTGGCATGGCAGTAGAGGAAGGGTTTGAGGGAGGAGCTGTG TTGCCACAGGTCAAGCAGATGCCACTACACCTGGTTGCAATCATACCCGA TCAGGAGCTGTTGGAGAATAAAGTCCTTCCTGCAGCAGGTTCGCTCGTGATGCTCC CTGTCAACCGCGTGAAAGCCGAACCAAAGCCTTCTTTCAAACTGGTCA tcaATAAGTACACGAGGAGGGGCCGAGGCAGCTGCAGCACCCGGGGTGTGCGTTCACAGTACGTGACA CGTCACAAACCGCCCCAGTGTCCAGACTGCGGTCAGCACCTCGGGGGCAAGTGGGTTCCCCCCTGTGA CTGACAGATATGTGAACTGTAGGTGGCCAAAGGAGCAGCACCTGGTGCTGCATCCTCTCCACGGAAACCGCAGAAGGGTCAGGATGACGAGGTCTGTTCCGCTCTCCCGCACTCTGAAATGGCAACTCGGGACACTGTCCTGACGTTTGTCGCGGACGCGGGACAGGGAGAGGCTACAGAAAACACGACGGAGAAGGCAGACGTTCATGCAGGAGCTCAGGATGCCAGTCCTGCAGGAAGGGGCGGAGCAGGGCCGGCCCGCGCCCTGAAGCGTGCACGTCGGAAGAGAGAAAAGACGGATGCTGTTATCGCCTGTCAACCAGCAGATGGCGCCCTCATCAGCAATTCAGACGCCTCTCGGTGTACTGAATCAACCGCTATCAT agGGCTGAGCGGAGCTCGTGTCCGGCTCATTGGCAAAGACGGGAGCGCCAGCAGTGGACAGAAACGGCGCATTCGAGCCATTCTACCTGCGCCCGCATCCCCCA CGCTCTTTCAGTGGATTGCAGTGCCTCCAGACAAAGTTAAAAGAGACGCGAAAGTGAACAGAACAG TGAAGCCTGGCGCTGAGAGGACACTGGGTCTGAAACCCAGCACCCTGAAGCAACTGGGCCACTCAGTACCCGCCAGTACCTTAGAGCAG AAACCGACAGCCATCAACAGCAGCCAGTACATAGTGACGGACAGCGGAGTGAAGATTCTGTCCGTGGTGCCTTTCAAACAGAGCGCCAGCTCCTCACTG GCTCTGGGCTTGTCCACCGCGCGGGGCAGGGGCAGATGTAAAAACCCCTCCTGTGGTTACGTCTATAAGAACAGACACAAGCCCGCCTTCTGTCCCAGCTGCGGCTGCGAGCTCTCTAGCAAGGTGGCCAAGAACACCAGTGCCACG GCATCGTCCCCGGAGACAGTGGACGGCTCGGCGCTCCGGCTGGACGTGTCGTCGGGCTTGACTCCTGCGCAGAGGGAGGTGCAGCGCCAGTCCACCGTGGCCCTGCTCCGACGGGCCCTGCACTTCCCCGAGAGCGAGGCCGAGCTGCAGCACAGCCCTGGACCTCGTCCGCCCGCCTGAACCGCGCACAGACGCACAGAGGGGGGCGGA gaggaggaggaggaatcCGTTCGTGATGGGTGGCCGAGTTTCTATGAACCTCCAGccacacactgcagcctgtgCCACTATCCG TTgtacagaggaggaggagg ttgtTCAATAGCAGGGCAGCAGCAG TGCTGGTTAGTGACAGAGTCTCTACTGCAGCCAGTT TCTCTGCAGCTGAAGATGTGTATGAACGGGCAGTGCTTGGCCATGCACAGCTTCATCGACTTACACCcag GTTTGTTTAACGTGGGTAACCAGCTGCTGGCTAGTCTGGACCTCTTCTTTAAGATCCGATCTGAGATCAGACTGGGCCAGGAGCCGTCCCTCGCTGCCTTCACCAtcctgaacaacacacacactccagcag GTTGTACACTGAGCTCAGATGAGCGTGCCCGTGTCCAGGAGCTGCTGTGCAGTGGTTATTGGGCATTTGAATGTCTGACAGTGCGCGACTACAATGACATgatctgtggggtgtgtggcatTGCCCCTAAACTGGAGATTGCGCAGCGCAGCTCGAGCACAGTCCTGCAGCTGAAAAACGTGGAG tTCACGTGGCCGGACTTCCAGGCCTCTGAGGAGGTGCAGGTGGATGAGTTCTGGCTGGCGATGGAGGCTGAGGCCCTGGAGCAGGCTGCCTTCCCCTCCAGCGTCTCCATCACCCGCGTCGACGCCTCCATCATCGCTCCGTTCTTCCCCCCGCTAATGAGGGGTGCTGTGGTCGTCAACGCTGAGAAGGACAAGATCGCTACGGAGGCACCGCACACAG GAGATGCGTCGGTTCTGATGCGTCTGATCCACGACGGTCAGCTGAGGCCTGAGCAGATGGACCAGCACAGTGAGGAGGAACTTCGGCACATCCTGGAGCAGTGTGGAATGACCTCAGCACCGTACAGCAGCAAG GACGAGTTGATGGTGTCCGTGTGCTTGCtctacacacaaatacaaaacgGCCTCTCAACTGGCCCCCAGCCCCCCTCCCACCTCACTGCAGGCAAACTCAGCAAGGTGTGCCCTCACCAG GTGGTGTGCGGCTCGAAGTACCTGGTGCGTGGAGAGAGTGCCCGCGATCACGTCGACCTGCTGGTGTCCTCACGCTTCTGGCCTCCAGTGTACGTGGCACACTGCGGCCAGCAAGTGGCGTTGTGTGCGGAAGCGCTCTACCCAGAGCTGACGGCTCAGATGTGGGGGAGGAATCAGGGATGCTTCTCTGATCCGGAGACAGCAGCAGAG tatGTCTCATGCCCTGAGCTCCAGGATCAGCAGTACAGTGTGGATCTCTCCGCCGTGGACTCCAACCCCCGTCTGCACCCCGTTACCAGATCCCCGTCCCGCTGGATAGCATGTCCTGCCAGCCCTGGCGAGCCCTGCCCGTCCTCCTCTAGGCCACACCCACACCGCGCCCTCGCGCTCTGCAGAGAGCTGCAGCCTTACGCCACCCTGGCCTCCACCTTGTCCAGCAGCAGCCCGGAGGAGGGCGAGGGCCCCCTGTGGCCCCCTGAGCCCCGCCGCGGGCCCCTCGTGTTCGACAACGCCGCCCATTACTACCTCTACAACCGCCTGGTGGATTTCCTGCGCAGCAGAGATGTAGTGACCCAGCAGATGGCGGAGGTGCTCGGGGTGTGTCAGCAGGGCGAAGTGGTGATGATCCGCGACGCCCTCTACAGGCTGGGGGTGGCGCAGCTCAACAccgaggaggagcaggaggaggcgcACGCTGggcaggaggaaggaggagacaTGGACGCTGCGGAAGACGCGGTGCTGGAATAA
- the slc35a4 gene encoding probable UDP-sugar transporter protein SLC35A4, whose product MIIIENVGSDEPDPPHRRRLLQTALWAVLLVLLVLIYGSHAPLIALTKAGGHVPFSPSSCVVLIEFIKLLLSLCTVLATGNVRALWASVSWMAAAPYAMPALFYAFNNNLVVVMQAYMDPSSFQVLSNLKIASTALLYTSCLGRRLRPTQWLALGFLMGAGVCHSYSSLDPEDQDGEGEREVHITTWGLLMVLAYCIVSGLAAVYTERVLKTQHLPLSLQNSFLYTFGVGINLASNVYSSSGERAFLEGYSAAVWVIVAGQAANGLLMSVVMKHGSGITRLFVISSAMLVNSVLSWGLLGLRLTPFFLLPVLMIGVAVHLYYR is encoded by the coding sequence ATGATCATCATCGAGAATGTTGGTTCAGATGAACCAGACCCTCCCCACCGTAGACGGTTGCTCCAAACCGCTCTCTGGGCCGTTCTGCTGGTGCTCCTAGTACTCATCTATGGCTCTCATGCTCCCCTCATCGCCCTCACTAAAGCAGGTGGCCACGTTCCATTCAGCCCCTCCTCCTGCGTTGTCCTGATCGAGTTCATCAagttgcttctctctctgtgcactgTGCTGGCCACGGGAAACGTCCGTGCGCTCTGGGCCTCGGTGTCCTGGATGGCAGCAGCCCCGTACGCCATGCCAGCACTCTTCTACGCCTTCAACAACAACCTGGTGGTGGTTATGCAGGCCTACATGGACCCCAGTTCCTTCCAAGTGCTTAGCAACCTGAAGATCGCCTCCACCGCCCTGCTCTACACCTCTTGCCTGGGTAGGAGACTGAGGCCCACACAGTGGCTGGCCTTGGGCTTTCTCATGGGGGCTGGGGTGTGCCACAGCTACAGCAGCCTGGATCCAGAGGACCAGGATGGGGAGGGGGAACGTGAGGTTCACATTACCACTTGGGGCCTGCTGATGGTACTCGCATACTGCATCGTGTCAGGGCTGGCTGCAGTCTACACCGAGAGAGTCCTGAAAACCCAGCATCTGCCGCTGAGCCTGCAGAACTCCTTCCTGTACACGTTTGGCGTGGGGATAAATTTGGCTTCCAATGTCTACAGCAGCAGCGGAGAGCGCGCGTTCCTGGAAGGCTATTCTGCAGCGGTGTGGGTCATTGTAGCCGGACAGGCAGCCAATGGCCTACTGATGTCCGTGGTCATGAAACACGGAAGTGGAATCACACGTCTCTTTGTCATCTCCTCTGCCATGCTGGTCAACAGTGTTCTGTCCTGGGGGCTCCTGGGGTTGCGGCTCACCCCCTTCTTCCTTTTGCCTGTGCTGATGATTGGCGTGGCTGTGCACCTGTATTACAGGTAA